A window of the Osmia lignaria lignaria isolate PbOS001 chromosome 2, iyOsmLign1, whole genome shotgun sequence genome harbors these coding sequences:
- the LOC117605776 gene encoding transmembrane protein 223 isoform X2 gives MDYIKENGTKLLYFVYALIIGPSAFWLLYTAHKKFIKYIILHKGGKDVSIITHHLFKSQDVAKFPIEEVTAITSRNKMKDYLPIKVKGRWLYYLLDADGKFLNPELFDHTIGMQKRW, from the exons ATggattatataaaagaaaatggaacaaaATTATTGTACTTTGTATATGCACTAATAATAG GACCATCTGCCTTTTGGTTACTATACACAGcacataaaaaatttataaaatatatcattttgcACAAAGGTGGTAAAGATGTATCTATAATCACtcatcatttatttaaaagtcaAGATGTGGCTAAATTTCCTATTGAGGAA GTAACAGCTATTACTTCACGAAACAAAATGAAAGATTACTTACCAATAAAAGTTAAAGGTAGATGGCTTTATTACTTACTCGATGCTGACGGAAAATTCTTAAATCCAGAATTATTTGATCATACAATTGGTATGCAAAAACGGTGGTag
- the Psi gene encoding P-element somatic inhibitor isoform X2, with amino-acid sequence MSDYSAVAPPQNFSQSSAFAAALQRAKQIAAKINPAGAQNNQDTKLKRPLEDGSEPEAKKMASLVTDPLIGLRGPAGSNSLGDSNSQTGRTGQTGSSSGPIGNVGGICNEDIRVPDKMVGLIIGRGGEQITRLQSETGCKIQMAPESGLPERVCTLTGSREAVNRAKELVLSIVNQRSRTEGIGDMNMSGGSSGGMMGHPGFVEIMIPGPKVGLIIGKGGETIKQLQEKSGAKMVVIQEGPSQEQEKPLRITGDPQKVEYAKQLVYELIAEKEMQMFHRGARGNDRSGSYSSDSSFNHGSGTTDGVEVLVPRAAVGVVIGKGGDMIKKIQAETGARVQFQQGREDGPGDRKCILSGKHQAVEQVRQRIQELIDSVMRRDDGRSPMGTRSGPRGNGFGNNRNPNEYGGWDRRQGGPMQDKIETTFTVPSSKCGIIIGKGGETIKQINQQTGAHCELDRRNQSNENEKIFIIRGNPEQVEHAKRIFSEKLGMAPANTSFSGTQGAIGYNPTWNAGTAYQAWPSQPQTTDTNNANQAPVQVNPQTGQPDYSAQWAEYYRSLGMHREADMIEQQAKQGKQDHSQQSGNTQNQSNTSTAGAAGPTPQQQQQQTQQQQQQSGATQNGGQADYSAQWAEYYRSIGKIKEAEAIEAQMKAGKLGMQNNQMAQQQMQQSMQGQSGPGGGTPNAFPQAYGSYPTINAGSTPTGYYAAGAGSTTQPQAGQQNPSFPAGYQNYPYSQANTES; translated from the exons ATGAGTGACTATTCAGCGGTTGCTCCGCCTCAGAATTTTAGCCAAAGCTCTGCATTTGCAGCAGCTTTGCAACGTGCGAAACAG ATCGCTGCTAAGATTAATCCAGCTGGTGCTCAAAATAATCAAGACACTAAATTGAAACGTCCCCTCGAGGATGGATCAG aacCAGAAGCAAAGAAAATGGCGTCATTAGTAACAGATCCATTAATAGGACTTCGTGGCCCAGCAGGAAGTAATTCGTTAGGAGATTCAAATAGTCAAACTGGACGAACAGGGCAAACAGGATCTTCGTCTGGACCGATTGGAAATGTAGGAGGTATTTGTAATGAAGATATCAGAGTTCCAGATAAGATGGTTGGTTTAA tAATTGGCAGAGGCGGAGAACAAATAACAAGATTACAAAGTGAAACAGGATGTAAGATACAGATGGCACCAGAAAGTGGGCTACCTGAACGTGTTTGCACATTAACTGGCTCACGAGAAGCTGTCAA TCGAGCTAAAGAATTGGTATTATCAATTGTAAATCAAAGAAGTAGAACCGAAGGAATTGGTGATATGAACATGAGCGGTGGGAGTAGCGGTGGAATGATGGGGCACCCAGGATTTGTCGAAATAATGATTCCTGGACCTAAAGTTGGCTTAATTATTGGAAAAGGTGGAGAAACGATAAAACAACTTCAGGAGAAGTCTGGAGCCAAAATGGTCGTTATTCAAGAAGGACCTTCACAGGAACAAGAAAAACCTTTAAG gatAACTGGTGATCCACAAAAAGTTGAATATGCCAAACAATTAGTGTATGAATTAATAGCTGAAAAAGAAATGCAAATGTTTCATAGAGGTGCAAGGGGTAATGATAGGAGTGGAAGTTACTCGAGTGATAGTAGTTTTAATCATGGTTCTGGAACCACTGATGGAGTAGAG gtACTCGTTCCAAGAGCAGCAGTGGGTGTTGTTATTGGTAAGGGAGGAgatatgattaaaaaaatacaagcgGAAACTGGCGCTAGAGTTCAGTTTCAACAGGGAAGAGAAGATGGTCCTGGTGATAGAAAATGCATATTATCTGGAAAACATCAAGCTGTAGAACAAGTTCGTCAGCGTATTCAAGAACTTATTGATAGTGTAATG AGAAGAGACGATGGTAGAAGTCCTATGGGGACAAGAAGTGGTCCTCGAGGAAACGGTTTCGGTAACAATCGAAATCCAAATGAATATGGTGGATGGGATAGACGTCAAGGAGGACCGATGCAAGATAAAATAGAAACGACGTTTACAGTTCCGTCATCAAAATGTGGTATTATTATTGGAAAAG gcGGCGAAactattaaacaaataaatcaaCAAACTGGAGCACATTGTGAATTAGACAGGAGAAATCAGAGCaatgaaaatgagaaaattttcataattcgTGGCAATCCCGAGCAAGTAGAGCATGCGAAAAGAATATTTAGTGAAAAATTAGGCAtg gCTCCAGCTAACACATCATTTAGTGGTACACAAGGGGCAATTGGATATAATCCAACATGGAATGCTGGAACAGCATATCAAGCGTGGCCAAGTCAACCACAAACTACTGATACAA ATAATGCAAATCAAGCACCTGTTCAAGTAAATCCACAAACAGGACAACCAGATTATAGTGCACAGTGGGCAGAGTATTACCGATCACTTGGTATGCATAGGGAAGCTGACATGATTGAACAACAAGCAAAACAAGGCAAACAAGATCACAGTCAGCAATCAG GAAATACGCAAAATCAATCTAACACATCGACAGCTGGTGCCGCTGGACCAACtccacaacaacaacaacaacaaacacagcaacagcagcaacaaagtGGAGCTACTCAAAATGGAGGCCAAGCTGATTATAGTGCACAATGGGCAGAGTATTATAGGAGTATTGGTAAAATAAAAGAAGCCGAAGCTATAGAAGCTCAAATGAAAGCAGGGAAA TTGGGAATGCAAAACAATCAAATGGCTCAACAGCAAATGCAACAGAGTATGCAAGGTCAATCAGGTCCAGGAGGTGGAACTCCGAACGCATTTCCACAAGCTTATGGTAGTTATCCAACGATAAACGCTGGTTCAACGCCGACGGGTTATTATGCAGCGGGGGCTGGTTCTACCACACAACCACAAGCGGGTCAACAAAATCCATCGTTCCCAGCGGGCTATCAGAACTATCCATATTCACAGGCGAATACAGAAAGTTAA
- the LOC117605922 gene encoding GMP reductase 1 encodes MPNIINDIKLDFKDVLLRPKRSTLKSRSEVDLYREITFRNSKQTYRGIPVMASNMDTVGTFEMAKVLSKHGLFTTVHKYYTAEEWKEFAAKNSDCLKNVAASSGTGKEDFERLSNILAAVPELSFICLDVANGYSQHFVEYVRKVRSEYPRHTIIAGNVVTGEMVEELILSGADVIKVGIGPGSVCTTRMKTGVGYPQVSAVIECADAAHGLKGHIISDGGCTCPGDLAKAFGAGADFVMAGGMFAGHDECGGEIIEKNGRKVKLFYGMASSTAMKKHAGGVAEYRSSEGKTVEVPYKGFVENTILDILGGLRSACTYTGAQKLRELPRRATFIRCTQQLNPMYGPPPEI; translated from the exons ATGCCTAAcattataaatgatattaaattggATTTTAAAGATGTTTTATTACGTCCTAAAAGAAGTACATTAAAAAGTAGATCTGAA gTTGATTTATATAGAGAAATTACATTTCGTAATTCAAAACAAACTTATAGAGGAATACCTGTAATGGCTTCAAATATGGATACAGTAGGAACATTTGAAATGGCAAAAGTTTTATCAAag caTGGCTTGTTCACTACTGTTCACAAATATTACACGGCAGAAGAGTGGAAAGAGTTTGCTGCCAAAAATTCTGACTGTCTTAAAAATGTAGCCGCAAGTTCTGGCACAGGGAAAGAAGATTTCGAACGATTATCAAACATTCTAGCAGCTGTTCctgaattatcttttatttgtttAGATGTTGCCAATGGATATTCGCAACATTTTGTTGAATATGTTAGAAAAGTGAGATCAGAATATCCTAGGCACACAATAATC GCAGGAAATGTGGTAACAGGTGAAATGGTAGAAGAGCTAATACTATCTGGAGCAGATGTGATTAAAGTAGGAATTGGTCCTGGATCTGTATGCACTACGAGAATGAAAACTGGTGTAGGGTACCCACAAGTAAGTGCTGTGATTGAATGTGCGGATGCTGCTCATGGCTTGAAAGGACACATCATTTCC GATGGAGGTTGCACTTGTCCAGGTGATTTAGCAAAGGCTTTTGGTGCAGGGGCAGATTTTGTAATGGCAGGTGGTATGTTTGCTGGACATGATGAATGTGGAGGAGAAATTATAGAGAAGAATGGGAGAAAAGTTAAACTTTTCTATGGTATGGCTTCAAGTACAGCAATGAAGAAACATGCGGGAGGTGTTGCTGAGTACAG ATCGTCCGAAGGTAAAACGGTGGAAGTACCTTATAAAGGATTTGTGGAAAACACTATATTAGACATACTTGGTGGTTTACGTTCTGCTTGCACCTATACAGGAGCTCAAAAATTGCGTGAATTACCGCGTCGGGCTACATTTATACGTTGTACACAACAGTTAAATCCAATGTATGGTCCACCTCCAGAAatctga
- the Psi gene encoding P-element somatic inhibitor isoform X1 translates to MSDYSAVAPPQNFSQSSAFAAALQRAKQIAAKINPAGAQNNQDTKLKRPLEDGSEPEAKKMASLVTDPLIGLRGPAGSNSLGDSNSQTGRTGQTGSSSGPIGNVGGICNEDIRVPDKMVGLIIGRGGEQITRLQSETGCKIQMAPESGLPERVCTLTGSREAVNRAKELVLSIVNQRSRTEGIGDMNMSGGSSGGMMGHPGFVEIMIPGPKVGLIIGKGGETIKQLQEKSGAKMVVIQEGPSQEQEKPLRITGDPQKVEYAKQLVYELIAEKEMQMFHRGARGNDRSGSYSSDSSFNHGSGTTDGVEVLVPRAAVGVVIGKGGDMIKKIQAETGARVQFQQGREDGPGDRKCILSGKHQAVEQVRQRIQELIDSVMVNDKFDRRDDGRSPMGTRSGPRGNGFGNNRNPNEYGGWDRRQGGPMQDKIETTFTVPSSKCGIIIGKGGETIKQINQQTGAHCELDRRNQSNENEKIFIIRGNPEQVEHAKRIFSEKLGMAPANTSFSGTQGAIGYNPTWNAGTAYQAWPSQPQTTDTNNANQAPVQVNPQTGQPDYSAQWAEYYRSLGMHREADMIEQQAKQGKQDHSQQSGNTQNQSNTSTAGAAGPTPQQQQQQTQQQQQQSGATQNGGQADYSAQWAEYYRSIGKIKEAEAIEAQMKAGKLGMQNNQMAQQQMQQSMQGQSGPGGGTPNAFPQAYGSYPTINAGSTPTGYYAAGAGSTTQPQAGQQNPSFPAGYQNYPYSQANTES, encoded by the exons ATGAGTGACTATTCAGCGGTTGCTCCGCCTCAGAATTTTAGCCAAAGCTCTGCATTTGCAGCAGCTTTGCAACGTGCGAAACAG ATCGCTGCTAAGATTAATCCAGCTGGTGCTCAAAATAATCAAGACACTAAATTGAAACGTCCCCTCGAGGATGGATCAG aacCAGAAGCAAAGAAAATGGCGTCATTAGTAACAGATCCATTAATAGGACTTCGTGGCCCAGCAGGAAGTAATTCGTTAGGAGATTCAAATAGTCAAACTGGACGAACAGGGCAAACAGGATCTTCGTCTGGACCGATTGGAAATGTAGGAGGTATTTGTAATGAAGATATCAGAGTTCCAGATAAGATGGTTGGTTTAA tAATTGGCAGAGGCGGAGAACAAATAACAAGATTACAAAGTGAAACAGGATGTAAGATACAGATGGCACCAGAAAGTGGGCTACCTGAACGTGTTTGCACATTAACTGGCTCACGAGAAGCTGTCAA TCGAGCTAAAGAATTGGTATTATCAATTGTAAATCAAAGAAGTAGAACCGAAGGAATTGGTGATATGAACATGAGCGGTGGGAGTAGCGGTGGAATGATGGGGCACCCAGGATTTGTCGAAATAATGATTCCTGGACCTAAAGTTGGCTTAATTATTGGAAAAGGTGGAGAAACGATAAAACAACTTCAGGAGAAGTCTGGAGCCAAAATGGTCGTTATTCAAGAAGGACCTTCACAGGAACAAGAAAAACCTTTAAG gatAACTGGTGATCCACAAAAAGTTGAATATGCCAAACAATTAGTGTATGAATTAATAGCTGAAAAAGAAATGCAAATGTTTCATAGAGGTGCAAGGGGTAATGATAGGAGTGGAAGTTACTCGAGTGATAGTAGTTTTAATCATGGTTCTGGAACCACTGATGGAGTAGAG gtACTCGTTCCAAGAGCAGCAGTGGGTGTTGTTATTGGTAAGGGAGGAgatatgattaaaaaaatacaagcgGAAACTGGCGCTAGAGTTCAGTTTCAACAGGGAAGAGAAGATGGTCCTGGTGATAGAAAATGCATATTATCTGGAAAACATCAAGCTGTAGAACAAGTTCGTCAGCGTATTCAAGAACTTATTGATAGTGTAATGGTAAATGATAAATTTGAT AGAAGAGACGATGGTAGAAGTCCTATGGGGACAAGAAGTGGTCCTCGAGGAAACGGTTTCGGTAACAATCGAAATCCAAATGAATATGGTGGATGGGATAGACGTCAAGGAGGACCGATGCAAGATAAAATAGAAACGACGTTTACAGTTCCGTCATCAAAATGTGGTATTATTATTGGAAAAG gcGGCGAAactattaaacaaataaatcaaCAAACTGGAGCACATTGTGAATTAGACAGGAGAAATCAGAGCaatgaaaatgagaaaattttcataattcgTGGCAATCCCGAGCAAGTAGAGCATGCGAAAAGAATATTTAGTGAAAAATTAGGCAtg gCTCCAGCTAACACATCATTTAGTGGTACACAAGGGGCAATTGGATATAATCCAACATGGAATGCTGGAACAGCATATCAAGCGTGGCCAAGTCAACCACAAACTACTGATACAA ATAATGCAAATCAAGCACCTGTTCAAGTAAATCCACAAACAGGACAACCAGATTATAGTGCACAGTGGGCAGAGTATTACCGATCACTTGGTATGCATAGGGAAGCTGACATGATTGAACAACAAGCAAAACAAGGCAAACAAGATCACAGTCAGCAATCAG GAAATACGCAAAATCAATCTAACACATCGACAGCTGGTGCCGCTGGACCAACtccacaacaacaacaacaacaaacacagcaacagcagcaacaaagtGGAGCTACTCAAAATGGAGGCCAAGCTGATTATAGTGCACAATGGGCAGAGTATTATAGGAGTATTGGTAAAATAAAAGAAGCCGAAGCTATAGAAGCTCAAATGAAAGCAGGGAAA TTGGGAATGCAAAACAATCAAATGGCTCAACAGCAAATGCAACAGAGTATGCAAGGTCAATCAGGTCCAGGAGGTGGAACTCCGAACGCATTTCCACAAGCTTATGGTAGTTATCCAACGATAAACGCTGGTTCAACGCCGACGGGTTATTATGCAGCGGGGGCTGGTTCTACCACACAACCACAAGCGGGTCAACAAAATCCATCGTTCCCAGCGGGCTATCAGAACTATCCATATTCACAGGCGAATACAGAAAGTTAA
- the LOC117605776 gene encoding transmembrane protein 223 isoform X1 — protein MFSSLCCRGTTNYANKLYPFYKLLANNAIHKNFVRSKYTFKVKNIREYSQNVKSNSLYVNTNIQNNVLLYKYVNVRYFILFKVFCFGWILFASIISYYTYDSKFVSTFSKNISWMDYIKENGTKLLYFVYALIIGPSAFWLLYTAHKKFIKYIILHKGGKDVSIITHHLFKSQDVAKFPIEEVTAITSRNKMKDYLPIKVKGRWLYYLLDADGKFLNPELFDHTIGMQKRW, from the exons ATGTTTAGTTCTTTGTGTTGTAGGGGTACAACAAATTATGCCAATAAATTATACcctttttataaattgttagcTAATAATGCCattcataaaaattttgtaCGTTCTAAGTATACATTTAAAGTAAAAAACATAAG GGAATACAGCCAGAATGTAAAGTCAAATTCATTATATGTAAAtacaaatatacaaaataaCGTGTTGttgtataaatatgtaaatgttcgatattttattctctttaaaGTTTTCTGTTTTGGATGGATATTATTTGCCTCAATAATATCATATTATACATATGATTCAAAATTTGTATCaacattttcaaaaaatatatctTGGATggattatataaaagaaaatggaacaaaATTATTGTACTTTGTATATGCACTAATAATAG GACCATCTGCCTTTTGGTTACTATACACAGcacataaaaaatttataaaatatatcattttgcACAAAGGTGGTAAAGATGTATCTATAATCACtcatcatttatttaaaagtcaAGATGTGGCTAAATTTCCTATTGAGGAA GTAACAGCTATTACTTCACGAAACAAAATGAAAGATTACTTACCAATAAAAGTTAAAGGTAGATGGCTTTATTACTTACTCGATGCTGACGGAAAATTCTTAAATCCAGAATTATTTGATCATACAATTGGTATGCAAAAACGGTGGTag
- the Fkbp59 gene encoding FK506-binding protein 59kD isoform X2, whose protein sequence is MAAVDISPNKDGGVLKEIIKEGVGDETPAPGSNVTVHYTGTLLDGTKFDSSKDRNEPFQFELKKGSVIKAWDIGVATMKKGEIAILTCAPEYAYGKNGSPPKIPPNATLKFEIEMIDWKGEDLSPDKDGNIERYQMIQGKDYVTPQEGALVNVHLTGMYNDRVFEDRDVQFSLGEGEDYGVIEGVEKALESFKSGEKSRLKIKSKYAFKNVGNPAFDIPPNATVEYIVELKSFEKAVEIWSLKTHEKIEQAKIFKEKGTAYFKANKYNLAIKMYKKVISFLEYAEGFEGDLKTERNNLLLSAHLNLALCYLKTDQNVEAKDACSEALKLSPQNEKALFRRGQAYLALASPEIAIKDFQEVFKIEPKNTAAVKQIGVCNNLIKKQLVKEKKLYANMFDKFAQEDKQ, encoded by the exons ATGGCTGCAGTAGACATTTCACCTAATAAGGATGGTGGTGTtctgaaagaaataattaaagaagGTGTTGGAGATGAAACTCCAGCACCCGGAAGTAATGTAACAGTCCACTATACTGGCACTCTTCTGGATGGAACAAAGTTTGATTCAAGCAAGGACCGCAATGAACCATTTCAGTTTGAATTAAAGAAAGGAAGTGTTATTAAAGCTTGGGACATTGGAGTAGCTACTATGAAAAAAGGTGAAATTGCGATATTGACCTGTGCTCCTGAATATGCATATGGAAAAAATGGCAGTCCACCTAAAATCCCTCCAAATGCAACGCTTAAATTTGAA attGAAATGATTGATTGGAAAGGAGAAGACTTGAGTCCTGATAAAGATGGCAACATCGAAAGATATCAGATGATACAAGGAAAAGACTATGTTACGCCACAAGAAGGAGCTTTAGTAAATG TACATTTAACTGGAATGTATAATGATAGAGTATTTGAAGATAGAGATGTCCAATTTTCTCTTGGAGAAGGAGAAGATTATGGTGTTATAGAAGGAGTAGAAAAAGCCCTAGAAAGTTTTAAAAGTGGAGAGAAATCAAGACTTAAAATTAAGAGTAAATATGCATTTAAAAATGTCGGAAATCCAGCATTTGACATTCCACCAAATGCAACTGTAGAATACATTGTAGAATTGAAAAGTTTTGAAaag GCTGTAGAAATCTGGTCCTTAAAGACTCACGAAAAAATAGAGCAagctaaaattttcaaagaaaaaggaactGCATATTTCAAAGCAAATAAGTACAATTTAGctattaaaatgtataaaaaggTCATTTCGTTCTTGGAATACGCAGAAGGCTTTGAAGGGGATCtgaaaacagaaagaaataacCTTCTTTTATCCGCTCACTTGAATCTGGCACTATGTTACTTAAAAACAGATCAGAACGTTGAAGCGAAGGATGCCTGCAGTGAAGCTTTGAAATTAAGTCCACAAAACGAGAAAGCACTGTTTAGAAGAGGACAAGCTTATCTTGCACTGGCATCACCTGAAATTGCAATTAAAGATTTCCAAGAAGTTTTTAAGATTGAACCAAAAAATACAGCAGCTGTAAAACAAATTGGCGTTtgtaataatttgattaaaaaacaattagtaaaagagaaaaaattatatgCCAATATGTTTGACAAATTTGCTCAAGAGGATAAACAG TAA
- the Fkbp59 gene encoding FK506-binding protein 59kD isoform X1 produces the protein MAAVDISPNKDGGVLKEIIKEGVGDETPAPGSNVTVHYTGTLLDGTKFDSSKDRNEPFQFELKKGSVIKAWDIGVATMKKGEIAILTCAPEYAYGKNGSPPKIPPNATLKFEIEMIDWKGEDLSPDKDGNIERYQMIQGKDYVTPQEGALVNVHLTGMYNDRVFEDRDVQFSLGEGEDYGVIEGVEKALESFKSGEKSRLKIKSKYAFKNVGNPAFDIPPNATVEYIVELKSFEKAVEIWSLKTHEKIEQAKIFKEKGTAYFKANKYNLAIKMYKKVISFLEYAEGFEGDLKTERNNLLLSAHLNLALCYLKTDQNVEAKDACSEALKLSPQNEKALFRRGQAYLALASPEIAIKDFQEVFKIEPKNTAAVKQIGVCNNLIKKQLVKEKKLYANMFDKFAQEDKQKEEEKLREQPDVMRGALGEWGQEERPGGRDATAFEKENPNILMLNANGTGEFQNM, from the exons ATGGCTGCAGTAGACATTTCACCTAATAAGGATGGTGGTGTtctgaaagaaataattaaagaagGTGTTGGAGATGAAACTCCAGCACCCGGAAGTAATGTAACAGTCCACTATACTGGCACTCTTCTGGATGGAACAAAGTTTGATTCAAGCAAGGACCGCAATGAACCATTTCAGTTTGAATTAAAGAAAGGAAGTGTTATTAAAGCTTGGGACATTGGAGTAGCTACTATGAAAAAAGGTGAAATTGCGATATTGACCTGTGCTCCTGAATATGCATATGGAAAAAATGGCAGTCCACCTAAAATCCCTCCAAATGCAACGCTTAAATTTGAA attGAAATGATTGATTGGAAAGGAGAAGACTTGAGTCCTGATAAAGATGGCAACATCGAAAGATATCAGATGATACAAGGAAAAGACTATGTTACGCCACAAGAAGGAGCTTTAGTAAATG TACATTTAACTGGAATGTATAATGATAGAGTATTTGAAGATAGAGATGTCCAATTTTCTCTTGGAGAAGGAGAAGATTATGGTGTTATAGAAGGAGTAGAAAAAGCCCTAGAAAGTTTTAAAAGTGGAGAGAAATCAAGACTTAAAATTAAGAGTAAATATGCATTTAAAAATGTCGGAAATCCAGCATTTGACATTCCACCAAATGCAACTGTAGAATACATTGTAGAATTGAAAAGTTTTGAAaag GCTGTAGAAATCTGGTCCTTAAAGACTCACGAAAAAATAGAGCAagctaaaattttcaaagaaaaaggaactGCATATTTCAAAGCAAATAAGTACAATTTAGctattaaaatgtataaaaaggTCATTTCGTTCTTGGAATACGCAGAAGGCTTTGAAGGGGATCtgaaaacagaaagaaataacCTTCTTTTATCCGCTCACTTGAATCTGGCACTATGTTACTTAAAAACAGATCAGAACGTTGAAGCGAAGGATGCCTGCAGTGAAGCTTTGAAATTAAGTCCACAAAACGAGAAAGCACTGTTTAGAAGAGGACAAGCTTATCTTGCACTGGCATCACCTGAAATTGCAATTAAAGATTTCCAAGAAGTTTTTAAGATTGAACCAAAAAATACAGCAGCTGTAAAACAAATTGGCGTTtgtaataatttgattaaaaaacaattagtaaaagagaaaaaattatatgCCAATATGTTTGACAAATTTGCTCAAGAGGATAAACAG aaggaggaggagaagcTGCGAGAACAACCAGATGTGATGCGTGGGGCTCTAGGTGAATGGGGTCAAGAAGAGCGACCTGGCGGCAGGGATGCAACTGCCTTTGAAAAGGAGAATCCTAACATACTCATGCTCAACGCTAATGGTACTGGTGAATTTCAAAACATGTAA